A genomic segment from Glycine soja cultivar W05 chromosome 20, ASM419377v2, whole genome shotgun sequence encodes:
- the LOC114403135 gene encoding uncharacterized protein LOC114403135 isoform X2: protein MGMATLSSSLPLFHRYPNPNPNPNPSLFRPSLSLSFSFSRTKPRRAPFLVLASSSHDFTSNSKKSVLTELIQEIEPLDVSHIQKDVPPTTTDAMKRTISGMLGLLPSDQFHVVIEALWEPLSKLLISSMMTGYTLHNVEYRLCLEKNLDMFEGDIEKPKAESTKVDLQGLMHDSVNVIDFGRDKSLSSKVEKLHEDADIQELGDISAEALQYIFNLQSRLSSMKKELHEVKRKSAALQMQQFVGEEKNDLLDYLRSLQPEQVAQLSEFTSPELKDTILFVVHGLLATLSPKMHSKPSTISENTTVGATNVGNEDCAEVVENSAHQFQPVVSLTRDYLARLLFWCMLLGHYLRGLECRLDLTDLLSLTSDPENEDQSSVVQYVYRRVVST, encoded by the exons ATGGGTATGGCAACCCTCTCCTCCTCTCTTCCTCTTTTCCATCGctaccctaaccctaaccctaaccctaatccTTCGCTCTTCCGCCCCTCCCTTTCcctctccttctccttctctcgcACTAAACCCCGTCGTGCCCCCTTTCTCGTTCTCGCTTCCTCTTCCCACGATTTCACCTCCAACTCCAAG AAATCAGTGCTCACTGAGTTGATACAAGAGATAGAACCTCTGGATGTTAGCCACATCCAGAAAGATGTTCCGCCAACTACAACAGATGCCATGAAAAGGACTATATCTGGTATGTTGGGCTTGCTTCCATCTGATCAGTTTCACGTTGTCATTGAGGCCTTGTGGGAACCCCTTTCCAAGTTACTCATTTCTTCAATGATGACTGG GTATACGCTGCACAATGTTGAATATAGACTTTGTCTTGAGAAAAACCTTGATATGTTTGAAGGAGATATAGAGAAGCCAAAGGCAGAAAGTACGAAAGTGGACTTACAAGGGTTGATGCATGACAGTGTAAATGTAATTGACTTTGGTAGAGATAAGAGCTTGTCTTCTAAAGTTGAAAAGCTTCATGAGGACGCTGACATTCAAGAACTTGGTGACATATCTGCAGAAGCTctgcaatatatttttaatctgcAATCTCGCTTGTCTTCCAtgaaaaag GAGCTGCATGAAGTAAAGAGGAAAAGTGCTGCTCTTCAAATGCAACAGTTTGTTGGAGAGGAAAAGAACGATTTATTGGATTACTTGAGATCTCTTCAACCTGAACAG GTAGCTCAGCTTTCCGAATTTACATCCCCTGAGCTTAAGGATACCATCCTCTTTGTTGTCCATGGTCTCCTTGCTACCCTTTCTCCTAAGATGCATTCTAAACCTTCCACCATCTCAGAAAATACAACAGTTGGAGCAACAAATGTTGGGAATGAGGATTGTGCTGAGGTTGTTGAGAACTCTGCTCATCAATTTCAGCCTGTTGTTTCATTAACTCGGGACTATCTTGCTCGCCTGCTCTTTTG GTGCATGCTTTTGGGACACTATCTTAGAGGCCTTGAGTGTCGATTGGATTTGACAGATTTGCTTTCCTTGACAAGTGATCCTGAGAATGAAGATCAAAGTTCGGTGGTTCAATATGTATATAGACGTGTTGTTTCAACCTGA
- the LOC114403135 gene encoding uncharacterized protein LOC114403135 isoform X1, with protein sequence MGMATLSSSLPLFHRYPNPNPNPNPSLFRPSLSLSFSFSRTKPRRAPFLVLASSSHDFTSNSKKSVLTELIQEIEPLDVSHIQKDVPPTTTDAMKRTISGMLGLLPSDQFHVVIEALWEPLSKLLISSMMTGYTLHNVEYRLCLEKNLDMFEGDIEKPKAESTKVDLQGLMHDSVNVIDFGRDKSLSSKVEKLHEDADIQELGDISAEALQYIFNLQSRLSSMKKELHEVKRKSAALQMQQFVGEEKNDLLDYLRSLQPEQVAQLSEFTSPELKDTILFVVHGLLATLSPKMHSKPSTISENTTVGATNVGNEDCAEVVENSAHQFQPVVSLTRDYLARLLFWCMLLGHYLRGLECRLDLTDLLSLTSDPENDASGSQPIT encoded by the exons ATGGGTATGGCAACCCTCTCCTCCTCTCTTCCTCTTTTCCATCGctaccctaaccctaaccctaaccctaatccTTCGCTCTTCCGCCCCTCCCTTTCcctctccttctccttctctcgcACTAAACCCCGTCGTGCCCCCTTTCTCGTTCTCGCTTCCTCTTCCCACGATTTCACCTCCAACTCCAAG AAATCAGTGCTCACTGAGTTGATACAAGAGATAGAACCTCTGGATGTTAGCCACATCCAGAAAGATGTTCCGCCAACTACAACAGATGCCATGAAAAGGACTATATCTGGTATGTTGGGCTTGCTTCCATCTGATCAGTTTCACGTTGTCATTGAGGCCTTGTGGGAACCCCTTTCCAAGTTACTCATTTCTTCAATGATGACTGG GTATACGCTGCACAATGTTGAATATAGACTTTGTCTTGAGAAAAACCTTGATATGTTTGAAGGAGATATAGAGAAGCCAAAGGCAGAAAGTACGAAAGTGGACTTACAAGGGTTGATGCATGACAGTGTAAATGTAATTGACTTTGGTAGAGATAAGAGCTTGTCTTCTAAAGTTGAAAAGCTTCATGAGGACGCTGACATTCAAGAACTTGGTGACATATCTGCAGAAGCTctgcaatatatttttaatctgcAATCTCGCTTGTCTTCCAtgaaaaag GAGCTGCATGAAGTAAAGAGGAAAAGTGCTGCTCTTCAAATGCAACAGTTTGTTGGAGAGGAAAAGAACGATTTATTGGATTACTTGAGATCTCTTCAACCTGAACAG GTAGCTCAGCTTTCCGAATTTACATCCCCTGAGCTTAAGGATACCATCCTCTTTGTTGTCCATGGTCTCCTTGCTACCCTTTCTCCTAAGATGCATTCTAAACCTTCCACCATCTCAGAAAATACAACAGTTGGAGCAACAAATGTTGGGAATGAGGATTGTGCTGAGGTTGTTGAGAACTCTGCTCATCAATTTCAGCCTGTTGTTTCATTAACTCGGGACTATCTTGCTCGCCTGCTCTTTTG GTGCATGCTTTTGGGACACTATCTTAGAGGTCTTGAGTGTCGATTGGATTTGACAGATTTGCTTTCCTTGACAAGTGATCCTGAGAATGATGCTTCTGGCAGTCAACCGATTACTTGA
- the LOC114401339 gene encoding thioredoxin domain-containing protein 9 homolog, with protein sequence MDKGKIQEVIENQVLTVAQAVEDKIDDEIAALERLDADDIEALRERRLQQMKKMAEKRSRWISLGHSEYSEIPSEKDFFSVVKASERVVCHFFRENWPCKVMDKHLNILAKQHIETRFVKLNAEKSPFLAEKLKIIVLPTLALIKNAKVDDYVVGFDELGGTDEFSTEELEERLAKAQVIFYEGESSFNHVRSSAKTTRSVRQSSRADSSDSE encoded by the exons ATGGATAAGGGTAAGATCCAAGAGGTGATCGAGAACCAAGTCCTGACGGTGGCGCAAGCCGTCGAGGACAAGATCGACGATGAGATCGCCGCCCTGGAACGCCTCGATGCCGACGACATCGAAGCCCTCCGCGAGCGCCGCCTCCAGCAGATGAAGAAGATGGCGGAGAAGCGCTCCCGCTGGATCTCCCTCGGCCACTCCGAATATTCCGAGATTCCCTCCGAGAAAGACTTCTTCTCCGTCGTCAAGGCCAGCGAACGCGTCGTCTGCCACTTCTTCCGCGAAAACTGGCCCTGCAAG GTTATGGACAAACACTTAAATATTTTGGCAAAGCAGCATATCGAGACTCGGTTTGTGAAACTCAACGCTGAGAAGAGTCCTTTTCTCGCTGAGAAGCTCAAGATCATTGTTCTTCCAACCCTTGCCCTCATCAAAAACGCCAAAGTCGATGATTATGTG GTGGGGTTTGATGAGCTTGGTGGGACTGATGAGTTTAGCACAGAGGAGCTGGAAGAAAGATTGGCTAAAGCTCAAGTCATCTTTTATGAGGGTGAATCATCGTTCAATCATGTTAGGTCTAGTGCCAAAACCACAAGAAGTGTTCGACAGAGCTCCAGAGCAGACTCATCAGATTCTGAGTAA